The Petropleomorpha daqingensis genome includes a window with the following:
- a CDS encoding cytochrome P450, giving the protein MSVTAAPLDLTDPAVVADPYPSFARAREAAPVQWHEGLQLWLAFTHAEANAVLRDRRLGRIWRDKEPAGRFGQFNLIHRNAILEMEPPEHTRLRRLISAAFARGHVERLRPWVQQLADRMVDELLERSGGTEPVDILSGMAEQLPVEVIAELLGVPEADRPLLRPWSNAIVKMYEYGRTADVEDAAERAAGEFVEYLRGLAAQRRTALGEDLLSHLVSTRDADGDKLTEDELVTTCILLLNAGHEATVNVSGNGLLALLEHPDQLQRLREDPALLPTAIEELMRFDSPLQLFERTATEDVELGGITIERGQKIAALLGSANHDPAVFPDPETLDVGRTDNPHISFGAGIHFCIGAPLARVELQASFGALLGRTTRLELGRPARRRPEFVIRGLADLPVVLTR; this is encoded by the coding sequence GTGTCCGTGACAGCCGCTCCGCTCGACCTCACCGACCCGGCGGTGGTGGCCGATCCGTACCCGTCGTTCGCCCGGGCCCGCGAGGCGGCGCCGGTGCAGTGGCACGAGGGCCTGCAGCTGTGGCTGGCGTTCACCCACGCCGAGGCCAACGCGGTCCTGCGCGACCGGCGGCTGGGCCGGATCTGGCGGGACAAGGAGCCGGCCGGGCGGTTCGGGCAGTTCAACCTGATCCACCGCAACGCGATCCTCGAGATGGAGCCGCCGGAGCACACCCGGCTGCGCCGGCTGATCAGCGCGGCGTTCGCCCGCGGGCACGTGGAGCGGCTGCGACCGTGGGTGCAGCAGCTGGCCGACCGCATGGTCGACGAGCTGCTGGAGCGTTCGGGCGGCACCGAGCCGGTGGACATCCTCTCCGGCATGGCCGAGCAGCTGCCGGTCGAGGTGATCGCCGAGCTGCTGGGTGTGCCGGAGGCCGACCGGCCGCTGCTGCGGCCCTGGTCCAACGCGATCGTGAAGATGTACGAGTACGGCCGGACCGCCGACGTCGAGGACGCCGCCGAGCGGGCGGCCGGCGAGTTCGTGGAGTACCTGCGCGGGCTGGCCGCGCAGCGCCGCACGGCGCTGGGCGAGGACCTGCTCAGCCACCTCGTGTCGACCCGCGACGCGGACGGGGACAAGCTCACCGAGGACGAGCTGGTCACCACCTGCATCCTGCTGCTCAACGCCGGCCACGAGGCGACGGTCAACGTCTCTGGCAACGGCCTGCTCGCGCTGCTCGAGCACCCCGACCAGCTGCAGCGGCTGCGCGAGGACCCCGCGCTGCTGCCGACCGCGATCGAGGAGCTCATGCGGTTCGACTCACCGCTGCAGCTGTTCGAGCGCACCGCCACCGAGGACGTCGAGCTCGGCGGGATCACCATCGAGCGGGGGCAGAAGATCGCGGCACTGCTCGGTTCGGCCAACCACGACCCGGCGGTGTTTCCCGACCCCGAGACCCTGGACGTCGGGCGCACCGACAACCCGCACATCTCCTTCGGCGCGGGCATCCACTTCTGCATCGGGGCACCGCTGGCCCGCGTCGAGCTGCAGGCGTCGTTCGGCGCGCTGCTGGGCCGCACGACGCGGCTGGAACTGGGCCGGCCGGCGCGGCGCCGCCCGGAGTTCGTCATCCGCGGCCTGGCCGACCTGCCCGTCGTCCTCACCCGGTGA
- a CDS encoding DUF5926 family protein: MARSATKRPPAPKAAEGEINPKAPCPCGSGRRYKHCHGSGYAPPVTRPFEGLPGEPDWVALRELVPAATAPLKLANGREVTLASVLPGGAPALVRAEGEILVGVQLAGSSDDISRDLGTALAAALEAPAGAPVDPGPIGAAGSAGPRLQELLDLSAPLEVTVHQDFGFWLEGVDAGPAAAAGLEQANAAVLPTERLEGLGAAYWVRPSVDRAHLRWVRAEDEEPLLDALARLRAAEELTLGEGTRYAGAFRAHGLVVPVWDLPADVPAAEWTGPATEFGTRLDAALAASTPLSADERRARAGLLSRQVTLR; encoded by the coding sequence ATGGCTCGCTCCGCAACCAAGCGTCCGCCCGCCCCGAAGGCCGCCGAGGGGGAGATCAACCCGAAGGCGCCGTGCCCCTGCGGCTCGGGCCGCCGGTACAAGCACTGCCACGGCTCGGGCTACGCGCCCCCGGTGACGCGGCCGTTCGAGGGGCTCCCCGGTGAGCCCGACTGGGTCGCCCTGCGCGAGCTCGTGCCCGCCGCGACCGCACCCCTGAAGCTGGCCAACGGCCGCGAGGTGACGCTGGCCAGCGTGCTGCCCGGCGGCGCCCCGGCGCTGGTGCGCGCCGAGGGCGAGATCCTGGTCGGGGTCCAGCTGGCGGGGTCGTCCGACGACATCAGCCGCGACCTCGGGACGGCGCTGGCCGCCGCGCTCGAGGCCCCCGCAGGCGCTCCGGTCGACCCCGGGCCGATCGGGGCCGCCGGCTCGGCCGGCCCGCGGCTGCAGGAGCTGCTCGACCTGTCGGCGCCGCTGGAGGTCACCGTGCACCAGGACTTCGGGTTCTGGCTGGAGGGTGTCGACGCCGGACCCGCGGCGGCCGCGGGCCTGGAGCAGGCCAACGCCGCGGTGCTGCCCACCGAGCGGCTCGAGGGCCTCGGCGCCGCGTACTGGGTCCGCCCGAGCGTCGACCGCGCCCACCTGCGCTGGGTCCGGGCGGAGGACGAGGAGCCGCTGCTCGACGCGCTCGCCCGGCTGCGCGCCGCCGAGGAGCTGACCCTCGGCGAGGGCACCCGCTACGCCGGGGCGTTCCGCGCGCACGGTCTCGTCGTCCCGGTGTGGGACCTGCCCGCCGACGTGCCGGCCGCCGAGTGGACCGGACCCGCGACGGAGTTCGGCACCCGGCTCGACGCCGCCCTCGCGGCGAGCACGCCGCTGTCGGCCGACGAGCGCCGGGCCCGCGCCGGCCTGCTCTCCCGCCAGGTCACCCTCCGCTGA
- a CDS encoding xylulokinase, producing MTMDAGEAIAEGRTALGIELGSTRIKAVLVGPDAAPLAVGSHDWENQFVDRVWTYPLDAVWSGVQRSVAALADDVRQRHGVELTTVGALGVSAMMHGYLAFDADGELLTPFRTWRNTNTGRSAERLSAEFDVNIPHRWSVAHLYQAILDREDHLGRLAHLTTLAGYVHWQLTGEQVLGVGDASGMFPIDTATGGYDTGMLARFDELAAEAGVALTLADLLPRVAVAGEPAGELTEAGAKLLDPSGRLRPGIPLCPPEGDAGTGMVATNSIVPRTGNVSAGTSIFAMVVLEQELARMHREVDVVTTPAGDPVAMVHCNNGASELNAWVGLFTEFARAMGSEADPSTVFEVLFSAALDGARDGGGMLAYNYLSGEPITDLEEGRPLFVRSPDSRFDLATFMRTHLFASLATLRIGMDVLQKAEGVQLDRMFAHGGLFKTEGVAQRFLAAAIDTPVSVGDVAAEGGAWGMAVLAAFATRRSPEQTLADYLDTAVFAGARLQTAQPDPDDVAGFTAFMERYVAGLPVERAAVTSL from the coding sequence ATGACGATGGACGCCGGCGAGGCGATCGCCGAAGGTCGGACGGCGCTGGGCATCGAGCTGGGCTCGACCCGGATCAAGGCGGTGCTCGTGGGCCCGGATGCCGCGCCGCTCGCGGTGGGCAGCCACGACTGGGAGAACCAGTTCGTCGACCGGGTGTGGACCTACCCGCTCGACGCCGTCTGGTCCGGGGTGCAGCGCAGCGTCGCGGCCCTGGCCGACGACGTCCGGCAGCGCCACGGGGTCGAGCTGACCACGGTCGGCGCGCTCGGTGTCTCGGCGATGATGCACGGCTACCTGGCGTTCGACGCCGACGGGGAGCTGCTCACGCCGTTCCGGACCTGGCGGAACACGAACACCGGCCGGTCGGCGGAGCGGCTGTCCGCGGAGTTCGACGTCAACATCCCGCACCGCTGGAGCGTCGCGCACCTCTACCAGGCGATCCTGGACCGCGAGGACCACCTCGGCCGGCTGGCGCACCTGACGACCCTGGCCGGGTACGTGCACTGGCAGCTGACCGGCGAGCAGGTGCTCGGCGTCGGCGACGCCAGCGGCATGTTCCCGATCGACACCGCCACCGGTGGGTACGACACCGGCATGCTCGCCCGGTTCGACGAGCTGGCCGCCGAGGCGGGGGTCGCGCTGACCCTCGCCGACCTGCTGCCCCGCGTCGCCGTCGCCGGCGAGCCGGCCGGGGAGCTCACGGAGGCGGGTGCGAAGCTGCTCGACCCGTCCGGGCGGCTGCGCCCCGGCATCCCGCTCTGCCCGCCCGAGGGCGACGCGGGCACGGGGATGGTCGCGACCAACTCGATCGTCCCGCGCACCGGCAACGTCTCGGCCGGGACCAGCATCTTCGCCATGGTCGTGCTCGAGCAGGAGCTCGCCCGGATGCACCGCGAGGTCGACGTGGTCACCACGCCGGCCGGTGACCCGGTGGCGATGGTGCACTGCAACAACGGCGCCAGCGAGCTGAACGCCTGGGTCGGGCTGTTCACCGAGTTCGCGCGGGCAATGGGCTCCGAGGCGGACCCGTCGACGGTCTTCGAGGTCCTGTTCTCCGCCGCTCTCGACGGTGCGCGCGACGGCGGCGGGATGCTGGCCTACAACTACCTCTCCGGCGAGCCGATCACCGACCTCGAGGAGGGGCGGCCGCTGTTCGTGCGGTCCCCGGACAGCAGGTTCGACCTCGCCACCTTCATGCGGACGCACCTGTTCGCGTCGCTGGCCACGCTGCGCATCGGCATGGACGTCCTGCAGAAGGCCGAGGGCGTGCAGCTGGACCGGATGTTCGCGCACGGCGGCCTGTTCAAGACCGAGGGCGTCGCGCAGCGCTTCCTGGCCGCCGCGATCGACACCCCGGTCTCGGTCGGGGACGTCGCCGCGGAGGGCGGCGCCTGGGGGATGGCGGTCCTGGCGGCGTTCGCGACGCGCCGGTCGCCGGAGCAGACCCTGGCCGACTATCTCGACACCGCCGTCTTCGCCGGTGCCCGCCTGCAGACCGCGCAGCCGGACCCGGACGACGTCGCCGGCTTCACCGCGTTCATGGAGCGCTATGTCGCGGGGCTCCCTGTCGAGCGGGCGGCCGTGACCAGCCTGTGA
- a CDS encoding LacI family DNA-binding transcriptional regulator, with protein MQPEAAPRPLVMSDVAARAGVSHQTVSRVINGHPNVAPLTRERVLAAIAELGYRPNTAARALVTGSTRTIGLVTVNINQYGPAQTLVGLEQAARAAGYSLSVTVLDDATSENMRDAVDRFVAQSVDAVVALGTYDDAYEALHQISAPVPLVTVQSGGAVEDPAVGVDQVAGARLATRHLLDLGHRTVHHVTGPADSKEARDRIAGWRAELTAAAAPVPPILRGDWTPSSGYAAGKQLADRVREGDDVTAVFLANDQMALGLLAAFHEEGLEAPRDVSVVGFDDLPESPYFTPPLTTVRQDFAELGRRGVGLVLARLKGEDLHQDPVPASLLVRSSTGAAPARRLSGRER; from the coding sequence GTGCAGCCCGAGGCAGCGCCTCGCCCGCTGGTGATGTCCGATGTCGCCGCGCGCGCGGGCGTCTCCCACCAGACCGTCTCGCGGGTCATCAACGGCCACCCCAACGTCGCGCCGCTCACCCGCGAGCGGGTGCTCGCGGCGATCGCCGAGCTCGGCTACCGGCCCAACACCGCCGCCCGTGCGCTGGTCACCGGCTCGACCCGCACCATCGGGCTGGTCACGGTGAACATCAACCAGTACGGCCCGGCGCAGACGCTGGTCGGCCTCGAGCAGGCGGCCCGCGCGGCCGGCTACTCGCTGTCGGTCACGGTCCTGGACGACGCCACATCCGAGAACATGCGCGACGCCGTCGACCGGTTCGTCGCGCAGTCCGTCGACGCCGTGGTCGCCCTCGGCACCTACGACGACGCCTACGAGGCGCTGCACCAGATCTCCGCGCCCGTGCCGCTGGTGACCGTGCAGAGCGGCGGTGCGGTCGAGGACCCCGCCGTCGGTGTCGACCAGGTCGCCGGCGCCCGGCTGGCCACCCGGCACCTGCTCGACCTGGGCCACCGGACCGTGCACCACGTCACCGGGCCGGCCGACTCCAAGGAGGCCCGCGACCGCATCGCGGGCTGGCGCGCGGAGCTGACCGCGGCGGCCGCGCCGGTGCCGCCGATCCTGCGCGGGGACTGGACGCCGTCCTCCGGTTACGCCGCCGGCAAGCAGCTGGCCGACCGGGTCCGCGAGGGGGACGACGTCACCGCCGTCTTCCTGGCCAACGACCAGATGGCCCTCGGCCTGCTCGCCGCCTTCCACGAGGAGGGCCTGGAGGCACCGCGCGACGTCAGCGTCGTCGGCTTCGACGACCTGCCCGAGTCGCCCTACTTCACCCCGCCGCTGACCACCGTGCGGCAGGACTTCGCCGAGCTGGGCCGCCGCGGCGTCGGGCTGGTGCTCGCGCGGCTGAAGGGCGAGGACCTGCACCAGGACCCGGTCCCGGCGTCGCTGCTGGTGCGCTCCAGCACCGGCGCGGCGCCGGCGCGGCGGCTGTCGGGACGGGAGAGATGA
- the mmsB gene encoding multiple monosaccharide ABC transporter permease → MTTSAPPQSEETPSGQTEAAASEALKVGTNDVWALFTRNLRQSGIYIAFVVIVALFAILTDGLSLNPTNVTNIILQYSYVLILAIGMVIVIIAGHIDLSVGSVVALTGAVSAVLVIKEGWPWWAGILAALATGVLIGCWQGFWVAYVGIPAFIVTLAGMLLFRGLAQEVLDNISLSPFPPQYTKVATGFLNGLLGGNGYDAFTLLIGVLAVVGYAVSTFRTRMARVRYQQPVESFPLFVARIVVVAAVVMWFAWQLAHARGLPIVLIILAVLILGYSLVTNRTVFGRQVYAIGGNLAAATLSGVKVRVVNFWIFVNMGVLSAVAGIVFSARSNGAQPAAGLSFELDAIAACFIGGAAVTGGVGTVVGAVVGGLLVGVMSNGMQLMGVDQSIQAVVKGLVLLLAVAFDVYNKRRAGASR, encoded by the coding sequence ATGACCACGTCCGCGCCGCCGCAGTCGGAGGAGACCCCCTCGGGTCAGACGGAAGCCGCTGCTTCCGAGGCACTCAAGGTCGGCACGAACGACGTCTGGGCGCTGTTCACCCGCAACCTCCGGCAGAGCGGCATCTACATCGCCTTCGTGGTGATCGTCGCGCTGTTCGCGATCCTCACCGACGGGCTCTCGCTCAACCCGACCAACGTCACCAACATCATCCTGCAGTACTCCTACGTGCTGATCCTGGCGATCGGCATGGTCATCGTCATCATCGCCGGGCACATCGACCTGTCGGTCGGCTCGGTGGTGGCGCTGACCGGCGCGGTCTCGGCCGTCCTGGTCATCAAGGAGGGCTGGCCCTGGTGGGCCGGCATCCTGGCCGCTCTCGCCACCGGCGTGCTGATCGGTTGCTGGCAGGGCTTCTGGGTGGCCTACGTCGGCATCCCGGCGTTCATCGTCACCCTCGCCGGCATGCTCCTGTTCCGCGGCCTGGCGCAGGAGGTCCTCGACAACATCTCGCTGTCGCCGTTCCCGCCGCAGTACACGAAGGTCGCGACCGGCTTCCTCAACGGCCTCCTCGGCGGCAACGGCTACGACGCGTTCACCCTGCTCATCGGCGTGCTGGCCGTGGTCGGCTACGCGGTGAGCACCTTCCGCACCCGCATGGCCCGCGTCCGCTACCAGCAGCCGGTCGAGTCGTTCCCGCTCTTCGTCGCCCGCATCGTGGTCGTGGCCGCCGTCGTCATGTGGTTCGCCTGGCAGCTGGCGCACGCCCGAGGCCTGCCGATCGTGCTGATCATCCTGGCCGTGCTGATCCTCGGCTACAGCCTGGTGACCAACCGGACCGTCTTCGGCCGCCAGGTCTACGCGATCGGCGGCAACCTGGCCGCCGCGACGCTGTCCGGTGTGAAGGTCCGGGTCGTCAACTTCTGGATCTTCGTGAACATGGGCGTGCTCTCCGCGGTCGCCGGCATCGTGTTCTCGGCCCGGTCCAACGGCGCCCAGCCGGCCGCGGGTCTGTCGTTCGAGCTCGACGCCATCGCCGCCTGCTTCATCGGCGGCGCCGCGGTCACCGGCGGTGTGGGCACCGTCGTCGGCGCGGTCGTCGGCGGTCTGCTCGTCGGCGTCATGAGCAACGGCATGCAGCTGATGGGCGTCGACCAGTCCATCCAGGCCGTGGTCAAGGGCCTGGTCCTGCTGCTCGCGGTCGCCTTCGACGTCTACAACAAGCGGCGGGCCGGCGCCTCGCGCTGA
- the mmsA gene encoding multiple monosaccharide ABC transporter ATP-binding protein: MDDFILEMRSITKTFPGVKALENVSLSVHRGEIHAICGENGAGKSTLMKVLSGVYPTGSYDGEIVFDGAPVRFHGIRDSEHIGIVIIHQELALVPYLSIAENIFLGNERKGRGGLIDWNKANAEAAALLKRVGLDENPVTPVGQLGVGKQQLVEIAKALSKNVRLLILDEPTAALNDNDSAHLLGLLRQLKEQGITSIMISHKLNEIMAIADSTTVIRDGRTVETMDMSEESATQDRIIRGMVGRDLQSFYPDRQSHPGEEILRVEDWTVWHPTQDRKVVDGANLTVRAGEVVGIAGLMGAGRTELAMSLFGRSYGRNISGRMFVHGKEVRARNVAEAIDAGIAYATEDRKRYGLNLIEDIRRNISSAALDKLAAGGWVNGNEEIKVAEGYRREMNIKAPSVLSVTGKLSGGNQQKVVLSKWLFTDPEVLILDEPTRGIDVGAKYEIYTIINRLVAAGKAVLVISSELPELLGICDRIYTLSAGRITGEKTITDATQENLMALMTKEREQAA, translated from the coding sequence ATGGACGACTTCATCCTGGAGATGCGCTCCATCACCAAGACCTTCCCCGGCGTCAAGGCGCTGGAGAACGTCAGCCTGTCGGTCCACCGAGGCGAGATCCACGCGATCTGCGGTGAGAACGGCGCGGGCAAGTCGACGCTGATGAAGGTGCTCTCCGGCGTCTACCCCACCGGCAGCTACGACGGCGAGATCGTCTTCGACGGCGCCCCGGTCCGTTTCCACGGCATCCGGGACAGCGAGCACATCGGGATCGTGATCATCCACCAGGAACTCGCGCTGGTCCCGTACCTCTCGATCGCCGAGAACATCTTCCTGGGCAACGAGCGCAAGGGCCGCGGCGGCCTCATCGACTGGAACAAGGCCAACGCCGAGGCGGCGGCCCTGCTCAAGCGGGTGGGCCTCGACGAGAACCCGGTGACGCCGGTCGGCCAGCTCGGTGTCGGCAAGCAGCAGCTGGTCGAGATCGCCAAGGCGCTGTCGAAGAACGTGCGCCTGCTGATCCTCGACGAGCCCACGGCCGCCCTGAACGACAACGACTCGGCGCACCTGCTCGGGCTGCTGCGCCAGCTCAAGGAGCAGGGCATCACCTCGATCATGATCTCGCACAAGCTGAACGAGATCATGGCGATCGCCGACTCCACGACGGTCATCCGAGACGGCCGGACCGTCGAGACGATGGACATGTCCGAGGAGTCGGCCACCCAGGATCGCATCATCCGCGGCATGGTCGGCCGTGACCTGCAGAGCTTCTACCCCGACCGGCAGTCCCACCCCGGTGAGGAGATCCTGCGCGTGGAGGACTGGACGGTCTGGCACCCCACGCAGGACCGCAAGGTCGTCGACGGCGCGAACCTGACCGTCCGGGCCGGCGAGGTGGTCGGCATCGCCGGCCTCATGGGCGCCGGCCGCACCGAGCTGGCGATGAGCCTGTTCGGCCGCTCCTACGGTCGCAACATCTCCGGTCGGATGTTCGTGCACGGCAAGGAGGTGCGGGCGCGCAACGTCGCCGAGGCCATCGACGCCGGCATCGCCTACGCGACCGAGGACCGCAAGCGGTACGGCCTGAACCTCATCGAGGACATCCGCCGCAACATCTCCTCGGCGGCGCTGGACAAGCTCGCCGCCGGTGGCTGGGTGAACGGCAACGAGGAGATCAAGGTCGCGGAGGGCTACCGCCGCGAGATGAACATCAAGGCGCCGAGCGTGCTCTCGGTGACCGGCAAGCTCTCCGGCGGCAACCAGCAGAAGGTCGTGCTGTCGAAGTGGCTGTTCACCGACCCCGAGGTGCTCATCCTCGACGAGCCGACGCGCGGCATCGACGTCGGCGCCAAGTACGAGATCTACACGATCATCAACCGGCTGGTCGCGGCCGGTAAGGCCGTCCTGGTCATCTCCTCGGAGCTGCCGGAGCTGCTGGGCATCTGCGACCGCATCTACACGCTGTCTGCCGGCCGCATCACCGGTGAGAAGACGATCACCGACGCCACCCAGGAGAACCTCATGGCGCTCATGACCAAGGAGAGGGAGCAGGCCGCATGA
- the chvE gene encoding multiple monosaccharide ABC transporter substrate-binding protein, translating into MSKKLRLSAVGAALALGLVACGGSGAGGGSGSSGNDSNPSDTTIGVAMPTQTSERWIADGNNVKKQLEDKGYKVDLQYANDDIPTQSQQIDQMITKGEKLLIVAAIDGTALSSQLQAAADAGIKVISYDRLIRDTPNVDFYVSFDNYKVGVAQATALLAGLGVTDKDGKATGTKGPFNIEVFAGSLDDNNAHFFFDGAMDTLKQYIDDGTLVIKSGQNQIEQVAILRWQQETAQKRMEDLLTQSYNDGTTVQGVLSPYDGLSRGIITALQNAGYGPTTSGGAKPMPIVTGQDAEIASVKLINDGVQSSTIFKDTRLLAEQAVTAAVAFLKGDEPEANDTKTYDNGQKVVPSFLLPVVTVYKDNIQKELIDSGYYTADEVAKGQSD; encoded by the coding sequence GTGAGCAAGAAGCTCAGGCTGAGCGCCGTGGGCGCCGCCCTGGCGCTGGGCCTGGTGGCCTGTGGTGGCAGTGGCGCCGGAGGCGGCTCGGGCTCGAGCGGCAACGACAGCAACCCGAGCGACACGACGATCGGCGTCGCGATGCCGACCCAGACCTCGGAGCGGTGGATCGCTGACGGCAACAACGTCAAGAAGCAGCTCGAGGACAAGGGCTACAAGGTCGACCTGCAGTACGCGAACGACGACATCCCGACGCAGTCGCAGCAGATCGACCAGATGATCACCAAGGGCGAGAAGCTGCTGATCGTCGCGGCGATCGACGGCACCGCCCTGTCCAGCCAGCTGCAGGCCGCGGCCGACGCCGGCATCAAGGTCATCAGCTACGACCGGCTGATCCGTGACACCCCGAACGTCGACTTCTACGTGAGCTTCGACAACTACAAGGTCGGCGTCGCCCAGGCGACCGCTCTGCTGGCCGGCCTCGGGGTCACCGACAAGGACGGCAAGGCCACCGGCACCAAGGGTCCGTTCAACATCGAGGTCTTCGCGGGCTCGCTGGACGACAACAACGCGCACTTCTTCTTCGACGGCGCGATGGACACCCTGAAGCAGTACATCGACGACGGCACCCTGGTCATCAAGTCCGGCCAGAACCAGATCGAGCAGGTGGCCATCCTCCGCTGGCAGCAGGAGACCGCGCAGAAGCGCATGGAGGACCTGCTGACGCAGTCCTACAACGACGGCACCACCGTCCAGGGCGTCCTGTCGCCCTACGACGGTCTGTCGCGCGGCATCATCACCGCGCTGCAGAACGCCGGCTACGGCCCCACCACCAGTGGCGGTGCCAAGCCGATGCCGATCGTGACCGGTCAGGACGCCGAGATCGCCTCGGTCAAGCTGATCAACGACGGTGTCCAGAGCTCCACGATCTTCAAGGACACCCGTCTGCTGGCCGAGCAGGCCGTCACCGCCGCGGTGGCGTTCCTCAAGGGTGACGAGCCCGAGGCCAACGACACCAAGACGTACGACAACGGCCAGAAGGTCGTTCCGTCCTTCCTGCTCCCCGTGGTGACCGTCTACAAGGACAACATCCAGAAGGAGCTGATCGACTCCGGGTACTACACCGCGGACGAGGTCGCCAAGGGTCAGAGCGACTGA
- a CDS encoding L-ribulose-5-phosphate 4-epimerase, translating into MTAADVRTERGTHREQREHVAALHSYLTRYQLVTWTSGNVSERVPGEDLFVIKGSGVEYDELTWEGITVCDLDGNAVDGVKRPSSDTDAHAYVYRNLPEVNGQVHTHSPYATAWAARAEEIPCVLTAMADEFGGPIPVGPFALIGDDSIGRGIVETLSVSRSPAVLMRNHGVFTIGPSAKAAVKAAVMTEDVARTVHFSRQLGEPLLIDQDDVDKLYARYQNVYGQ; encoded by the coding sequence ATGACCGCTGCTGACGTGCGTACCGAGCGGGGCACCCACCGCGAGCAGCGCGAGCACGTCGCCGCGCTGCACAGCTACCTGACCCGCTACCAGCTGGTCACCTGGACCTCGGGCAACGTGTCCGAGCGGGTGCCCGGCGAGGACCTGTTCGTCATCAAGGGCAGCGGCGTCGAGTACGACGAGCTGACCTGGGAGGGCATCACCGTCTGCGACCTCGACGGCAACGCGGTCGACGGGGTCAAGAGGCCGTCCTCGGACACCGACGCGCACGCCTACGTCTACCGGAACCTGCCCGAGGTCAACGGGCAGGTGCACACGCACTCGCCGTACGCGACCGCGTGGGCGGCGCGCGCCGAGGAGATCCCGTGCGTGCTGACGGCCATGGCCGACGAGTTCGGCGGGCCGATCCCGGTCGGGCCGTTCGCGCTGATCGGCGACGACTCCATCGGCCGGGGCATCGTCGAGACGCTGTCGGTCTCCCGGTCGCCGGCGGTGCTCATGCGCAACCACGGCGTCTTCACGATCGGTCCGTCGGCCAAGGCCGCCGTCAAGGCCGCCGTCATGACCGAGGACGTCGCCCGGACCGTGCACTTCTCCCGCCAGCTCGGGGAGCCGCTGCTCATCGACCAGGACGACGTCGACAAGCTCTACGCCCGCTACCAGAACGTCTACGGACAGTGA